From Corvus hawaiiensis isolate bCorHaw1 chromosome 11, bCorHaw1.pri.cur, whole genome shotgun sequence:
GCTCGGAGCCTGACGTGTCCCTCCCTTCGCGGCCGCCGCTCGCTGCTGCTCCGCCGGCGCCGCCATGGGCAGTGAGTACCGGGAACCCCCCGATTTAGCCCCTGCTGAGTTCTTGCTTCTCCCCTCCGGCCGGGAAAGCGCTGTTCCCGTGGGTGGCAGCTTATCCCGGCGAAGGAACCGGTGCTGTGTGCCCCGTGCCGggcgccccgcccggccccgccaggCTGAGGGTGCCGGGCGCGGtaccggggcgggggggggggcgggatGTGATGACCCTTCCAGAGACATTGTCAGAGGGAGCTACAAACTCTGTCTGCAGCCCGGAGTGATCCGGTCAGTGGGAGTCTGCAGGATCCCGTACCTCGAGGACAAGCTGCTTGGAAAGCGTCTTAGTCGATTGGTGTATTAGTGTAGATGTTGGAGACACCCTTGGTTTGCTTTAAATTGAATATCGCGGTCCAGTGTAACTGTTCAGACAGAATCGTTTGAAATTAAGAAATCTCTTTGTGGGCTGCTCTTAAAGCGTTACTAAGTTGCCGCTGAAGCTGCAGCCTTCCCTGAAGAGGTGGAAAGGCACCAGTAGTTTCAGTTCTGCACTGTTGTGCTCTTCTTGGTTCAAATCAGTCCAAAATACAAGCGCTACCTTATATTTGCCTTTAGAATTAACTCTTCTTCAGCTTCAGAGCTCTCTGTTTATGGGAGAACTTGTGACTTTGCAAATCCCCTCTTCATTATATGCTTATTTTAAGACAGATTTCTGGTCTAAGGATGCATCTTTTTGGCTAGAAGGGGATCATGGCGTGAGGTGTTCTGTAGACTAACTTGAATTGATGCTTCTGAATTGTGTGGGTAGGAGTTATTAAGCTGTATGGCCCAAAAGTGTGTAGGAATTCTTAAACTGTAGAGCCCAAAAGTGATATATATACAATACCCACAGCACTTTTTTCTCATATATCAGGCTGGGGAGAGACTACCATGAAGTAAAAGCTCAAGGGTATTGATAAACTCCTGTAAAGCAACGACAGAGGTTTTTTTGGTGCTGTCAACCTTCTCATTGAAATGGGAAAACACTTGACTTTCTTTAATTCTGTTCCCAGTCCATACTGTACTTAAAATGTGCTAGCTGCATCTCTGTGTATTTAGAACAGATAAGAATTTAATAACACAAAACACTCCCCCCAACTAACCaaccaaaaattccccaaaactgGGACTTTTATTATATAGAGTACATGTCCAAATTCAATTCAGCTTGagcttttcccagtgtttgaTGTATCTGTGTGTTCACTTTGTCTTTTAACTTATTTCTGTGCAGTAAAATTTCTTGAAGTAATCAAGCCCTTCTGTGTTATCTTGCCTGAAATTCAAAAGCCAGAACGGAAGGTAagttaataaaattttcttcctaggTTTGTATTTGTGTGCTATAAAATGTTTAGAGTTggcatttttgggttttggggtttcttcCCTGTTGGGAGAATGGCAGTTTTAGGCACAGTTGTTTTTAATGGAGTGCATGCGTGGTGCATCTCATCCTGTAGATGTGGCTGTACAAGAATAAATGCAGTTGTGCAGATTTGGTTGTGTTATGTCACAGCAGTGCAGGGTGAGATGTTGAAGGCACTTCAGATTGAAGTGTAAACTAGAGTAAGTTATAACAACAGCTTGAAAGTCTCTGCTTCATAAGATCTAATCTAAGATTATTTGCTGAGATAAGCTGCTCTCTAAtattgtttttttctcatcatAAGCTCTTTCTCATGAAAATGTAAGACTCATTTCTGTGGAAGTACTAGAATTACCTTGCATTGACATAAGCTTGTTTATTTGGATTAAATTTTGAATGAAGCTTTGTAGCGTTCCTTGGTCTTATCTGGGATAAAAGGGATGAACAGTAGGTTATTTTCTTTAGGATGTTCTGTACTTTGTCCCTTCACAAGAAAATCAAATGTGCTACTATGAAAGTTTGCTTGATGGACTAGGTCTTGTTATCTTGACAGCTTTATCATctattgttgggttttgggtttgtgtttttttccctttagatTCAGTTTAAGGAAAAGGTACTATGGACAGCTATCACACTCTTCATCTTCTTAGTATGCTGCCAGGTatgtttccttcccttttttaaggaagagctgaaatgtTTAAAGCATGCTGTGAAGTCTCTAATTTAATCTCTTGGTTGGAAATGCAGATCCCCTTGTTTGGCATTATGTCATCAGACTCAGCAGATCCTTTCTACTGGATGAGAGTGATTTTGGCATCAAACAGAGGTATGGTCAGTCTTTCAGgagggcatttttttttttaccttgaatCAAAATGCTTTTGGACTTTCGTTGCAGTccattttaatgaagaaaaaaacagaagtagagaatgaaaagtaatttttctgtattacGTAAAGTCATAAACTAGTGTGGCATTGGGAAAGGCACAACTTTCTGGACAAAATGAGTTTATGGCTGACCGTGTTCACTCTATTATATGTACAAAaactgagctttttttttttttgagggaaatGGTTAGGGAAGAGACAGTTCTTAGTTACCTGCATTGCTGCTGTTGCAATGTTCAAAGTTTGTGATTTGTGTTTCAAATCATATTCCTTGAGTGCTGTGGTTTCCTGGGTGACATCTTTGACTCTGTCACAGAGAATATTGAAATGCATAGTAATTTATAtaaatttcagtttcttgtaGAGGCTTTCCAATGCAGTTATGAAGGTTAAAATTCATGATAGTTTAtataaatttctgtttcttgagGAGGTTTTCTAATGCAGCTATGAATTAAGAATGGTGACAGTTTCCTGAATTCACTTTATCATTCCATATCATTTGGGCTATCAGTTTGTATCATACTTTGTTTTATGCAGAGTAAATCTGTTCTTGACAGCAAAAGTCTTTTTCAATGAACATAGTATTTTTGAGGTACTGAGGAGTACTACATATCAAACTGACTGCTAACAAGCTTCTGTTGTTATTGAGAACTTTTACATTTATGGAGGTTTCAAGTTTTAGGTCTTCTCCATTGTGATGTAAAGGTTGATAAAAACTAATTTTGAACTTCTCTGTTCTTCCTGTGTCTGGCAGGAACGTTGATGGAGCTGGGCATTTCACCCATTGTCACTTCAGGGCTCATCATGCAGCTCTTGGCAGGTGCTAAGATAATTGAAGTTGGTGACACCCCGAAGGACAGAGCTCTCTTCAACGGAGCCCAGAAATGTGAGTAACAGCTCATGTAAAGCACTGGTGGTTAGAGTATCTCACCCTAACAGTGGAAGGTGGGAATTTACCGTGGGATGAATGGTTGAGTTGGACTTGTGGGTTTCTGTCGTGCTCTGTGTTCGTGTTCTGCTGCAGATACTTGTATTTCATCAGTCTTTTACTGGCAGCTCTCTGCCTTGTTGGCTGTTAAGCTTCAAAAAGGtgtgaaaaggaaaagtatCAGTGCAATTGGCATTGCTGCTGTAATCTCTCCAGATAAGTGAAGCAATGTAGAGACTGTGGGGACTCAACTTTTGAACTGTGATGGTCAGTGTTAATCTAAGTATTTCATAGTGATTAAGATGTTGGTTGTAGCTGTTTATACCTTGCAGTTCCAGGCATGGGTCTTTCTCATCAGTAAGGGGTCTCTGTGGTCAGTTGATAATGACTTCTAGAAAAAACTGAGTGTTTTGTAGCTATTTGATGCTGTACACTACTTACTGATATGtgtactggaaaaaaatcataaattgCTTGTAATATCTTAACACCATCAGAGTTTTCAGTATCTAAAGCAGTCTTTGGTAACCAAACCCACCTGCTTCTAAGTGCGTTTGTTTCTGAACTATCTGTGTGTATTTCTATTTCCAGTGCCAGATTTCAGACAGCAGAGTTAACTTGCTCTTGAATTTAAACATCCCCTGAGTTACGTATTCCTTCCcaagtgttgtggtttaaccccatcTGGCAACTCAGTGTCACATGGGACACTTGCTCACTCTCCCTcctgtgggaaggagaggagaatcagaaaaaaaaataggaaaactcgtgggttgagataaaaacagttcAATAACTGatagaaagtaaaaaataataataacaataacaactGTAacaagaaggagagagagaaataaaacctcaGGGAAACAAGCGATGCACAATACAGTGCTCACCACCTGCTGGCCGATGTccagccagttcctgagcagtGATCAGCCCCTCCTGGCCACCCCCCCGAGTTTATGTGCTGAGCCTGACATTccatggtatggaatatccctgtgGCCACTTAGggccagctgtcctggccatcctctctcccagcttcttgtgcacctgctggctggcagagcatgggacaCTGAGAAGTCCTTGACTTGGGGTAAGCACTTCtgagcaacaactaaaacatcagcCGGTTACCAGCATTATTCTCAtgcaaaacccaaaccacagcactgtaccagctactgcaaagaaaattaacgCCATCTCAGCTGAAACCAAGATTCTCTACAAAGAAGTGATTTCTATTTCTCTAATTGCCCACTGATATAAATACCCAGGACAAATacatacttttttctttttattctgtagTGTTTGGAATGATCATTACCATTGGACAGTCTATTGTGTATGTAATGACTGGAATGTATGGAGACCCATCTGAGATGGGTGCTGGTATCTGCTTGCTTATCACAATCCAGGTAATTTCTAGTCTTCTCTACTTACTCTTCCCCTGAAAGGGTCAAAAAATCAGCCTTATGGACAGGCTGTCCCacatgcagagaaaaaaggccCAAGTATACCTGCTGCTTCATATATAGTCTAATCTTTTAatgcacatttttttaacaaaatggaaaagacaTGGAACTAAcgctgtatttctttttttactagCTTTTTGTTGCTGGTTTGATAGTTCTGCTCTTAGATGAGCTGCTCCAGAAAGGATATGGTCTTGGTTCTGGCATCTCTCTCTTCATTGCTACCAATATCTGTGAGACTATTGTGTGGAAAGCATTCAGTCCCACCACAGTGAACACAGGGCGAGGTAATGTGGCACAGTCTGTTTTCTTTACCAATAGTTTGTACaaaaatgcaactttttttttttttttttttttttccccactcttaATGCCAAATGCTGTTACTACTGTCTTGGCTGTGGAGTGACTCTTGCTAATGCAGCAAGTGCTGCTTTGCAAAGTGCAAgcacaaagacatttttttctcaatttgtAGTATCTCACAAGATATTTACTGAACTTGAATTTCTTACAGTGCCTTCATTAAAAGTCAGCAGTGGTAGACTGCCATTGTATTATGGTTGCTGCCCAACTTACTGACCAAATATTAGCTGTTTCTTTCTGCTCCTTGCCTTTTTTACACTTTGCCCTAAAGATCTTATTCTCCAAACTCCACTGGAGGTGATCTTGTTTGCCACTGTACAGTAGAAAACAGAAGTGAGGTTATGCCATTTGCTGTAATTCAAACAGTAACTTGTGTCTCACCATGACTGACACTAGAAAGCCTGATGCTTCCCTGTAAACTTTTTGAtaaggaggagggaagaaagaactTGGTGCTTGTCAATGTTTCTAGAGACCAATAAAACTATCCCATGTTGGGTTATGATTTAGTTTCTAGGCCACTACAaggggattttaaaaaaaatcttggcaATAACATAGCTGGTATGAAGGGTGACAGTGTAAAAGCCTGAGAGCACGCTCAAGATGCAGAAGACTCAGAGAACTCCCATTCTGAATCCTGTGGTTCAGAAGTATGCTTAATGGGACAAAGCACTGAAGCTTGGAGATACTCACAACTCACCTaacctgttttttcttctcctttccaagGCATGGAATTTGAGGGAGCCATCATTGCTCTGTTCCATCTTCTGGCTACTCGCACGGACAAAGTCCGAGCTCTTCGTGAGGCCTTTTACCGTCAGAATCTTCCCAACCTCATGAATCTGATTGCCACCATCTTTGTCTTTGCAATTGTCATTTATTTCCAGGTCAGTTGGAATAATGAGGGTTGTAAAACTATATGGAAGTAGATCTGAAATCTGCTTCCTTCTACAGGAAGTGATATATTCACAAGACTCATTTTTGTACCTGCAGCATCTGGACGTTCATTATACATTGCCTTCTCTTAATCAGTTTCCACACTTACTGTAGTCACACAGAAGACTTGAGACTTACTTTAGtctctgaaaaaagaaacaaaaaaccaaacaaaaatgctCCAGatgtatgtgtgcatgtgaTATTGTCTAACCCAAATGCTATTGCTTTTTACTGGGAAATACTTTCAAGTCTTTAGACCTGTGCATCTCAtactgttttgtttctgaagaatATAGGAAGTtttaatgtttctgttcctGGATGCTTTGTTCAGTCCCCTTGAAGCTTCAGATTTCTTCTGATGTCTAAGTCTTTCATAccttcttgtgtgtgtgtgcttagACAGCCCTGCAGGCTTGCAGACCCTTTGCAGAAGGGTTCTCATGAGGAGCCCTCTGGGCAGAGTATTTGTAGTTGCACAGAATGATTGCAGCTTTCTTCTGTTGCTCTCAAGGCCTTGCAGTTTATGATCTCTGGTATGGGTTCATGTTCAGATGTAATGGGGGACTTTCTCTTGAAAACTTTTCAGGGCTTCAGAGTGGATCTTCCTATCAAATCTGCTCGCTACCGAGGCCAGTACAACACCTACCCTATCAAGTTGTTCTACACTTCCAACATTCCCATTATTCTCCAGTCTGCCCTGGTGTCAAACTTGTATGTCATCTCCCAGATGCTTTCTGCCCGCTTCAGTGGCAACTTACTGGTCAGCCTGCTGGGCACCTGGTCTGTGAGTATTCCTTCTCATCTTGCATACATCTTTACAAGGGCACCATTGAAATGTGGGGTTGAAGAGATAGTCCCTGATTTTTAGGACACTTTGATAAGTGGTCATGCACACTGAAACTCCTAAATTAGTAATTTGTTTGAATTAATGGTAGCATATTAGACCTGCTGTGAGGAATGTAAatgtgtgtgctgctgcagtAGTAATGATGCAAAGTGACACAAAGGTGATACAAACTTTTCTAAGACTTGGATTAATGGGCAAGAAATAGTGAGAGGGTTGGTGACTGACTGCTTGCTTCCTTCTTCCAGGACACATCATCTGGAGGCCCTGCTCGTGCTTATCCAGTTGGTGGACTCTGTTATTATCTGTCACCTCCAGAGTCCTTTTCTTCAGTGTTGGAAGACCCTGTACATGCAGTTGTTTATATTGTATTTATGTTGGGCTCCTGTGCTTTCTTCTCTAAGACATGGATTGAAGTCTCTGGCTCCTCTGCCAAAGATGTAAGTTTAAAATGACAAATTATGTAAGCATATTTGATGAAAACAGATGGGTTGTTGTAAGAATAAGACTGACTTCCTTCTGGAAAAGCTGTTCTGCTGGTAATGTTGTTGGTAATATTCATTGTTTGTGTAAACAGGGACTGTGTCTTTTTTGCTATTGGGAAAGATTGAGACAGAATGGGggtaattttttcctctgttttcttttactgctttttcaaaaaaatatcaaaacttAAATAATTGCTTTCATTGGAATTAGGAAATTTAGAACACATAACATCTGATGAGTGTGAGAGCAGGAAAGATAACAGGAGAGGTAGAAACTCTTTCAGTTCCATGTGACAGGTGCACTGTGTGCAAGGCAGTTGCCACTGAAAATCTTGCAGATAAAGCTCAGACAGCCATTCCTGACATAGAGAGCTCTGAGCTTCCTTTGTGAGAAAATTAACTAGAGGTTGTTATTTTTAAGTTGAGAGCACTGATAATGGAGAAAATAGTGCAGTGCATTGATGTACTTGAGCCTAGCTTCTCAAAAATTCCATTTGCCACAGGATATTTAATATTCGGGAACTATATCATCCTGAAATTGGAATtggaaaacaagacagaaaatagCTGTCATTGTGGTATGTTtgtattttgtggttttggatGGGAAGTGAAGTTTGGCAGCCATGTGGAATGGTTTAATCCATTCTTTAACAAATATATAGTTGCACAGTTACTGTAGCAGTGTGAGCACTCTTGTTTTGGACTTGCATCTTGCTGCTTGTCAGGCATGCAGGGAGGCACTCACAGCCATGTACAGTCaggtttttatttcagagtAAACCAACAAACAGTTTTTAACACTTTAATACTTTTTCCTGGTActaagtaaaattattttaagttcaTGTAAATAAAGgtcagaaataaaagttgatAAATCATTACTTATATGTTCATTGTGTAGTGGAGAACTGGCAGCATAATCATGTGAAAGTGTGTTTTCTCAGTGCATGGAGTCAGTGATGAGCACCTTCATGTTCTCCTGCTGGAGTTTGCTACCCACAGTTGTTAGTAAAGTGtttgcagggctctgctgtaGGCCTGTGCAACTGCAGAAATCCAGTTTAAGAGTAATGTTCCAAGAAGGGATTCTAAGTGTAGTTTCTAGTGTGGCTCACAAATAAATAGTTGACTCAACTGAATGCAGGAAACTGAAACAGAATGGACACTTCAAGGAATGGTTCTGCAACATCTACTAGACCCTCATCAGGAGAAAGGTAGATGGCAAAACACAGATTGAATTATGTGTATGAGAGCCTACCAGTAtccaaattttccttttctcagtaGGACTAGAATTATCCAAAAAGCTTTGTGTAATTGACAGGTAGAAGAGTGCCTGTGACTGTAACTTATCTGAAGTTAAAATACTGGATATTTTTAACTCAGATGAGTAatgtaaaaaccaaaacaatacaAAAAGTGCCCAACTCCTCCACCATTTACTGCACTGTCTTGCTTCTGCTTTCCCACAGTACTGCATTCCATGGCCTTGGTAAATGACACTAAACTTGCTCCATTCCTTGATTCTGTACAGGTTGCCAAGCAATTGAAAGAACAGCAAATGGTAATGCGAGGGCACAGAGAAACTTCAATGGTACATGAACTCAACAGGTGAGCTACACATTCACTGGCTGTTCATGCAAAGTGTTGTGGGCAAATACATGGCAAAGTTTGCTTTGACTTCCATTTTCTAGATCCTAGAACACAGATATTCTTTCAGCTTTGATGTTAAATGCACGAGACATAGAACATTACCTCATTAGTGGAAGACTTGTACAGTACAGCTTATTTTTGCCTTGCATTTAAAGAATTTGCCTTAAATTCTGGACCTTCTGTTTTCCtattacattttttcatttatatacTCTTCTCAAGGTAGCTAATAATGAGCATTTCAGTGTACTTTACTACTTCAAACTGACCCAGAAGTATTTTCTTACTGTAATTTTTTGTGTCTTGAGTACTGTTTTCATGCAGACTTTGCTTCTAAAACAAATACTTATTTAAATCTCCTAGGTGCAGAAGTAGGCAGGGGTTGATGTCTCTAGGTTTTCAGATTTCAGGATAGGACCTTTGTGTTATAGAAATGTTATTGAAACTTTGGATTCCAGTCATCTACAGGTGACTTGATGAGCCAGTAGCCATAAGTTCAATATTTGCTCATAATTGCATGGTGGACTGTAATACCTTCTCCTCTTAGtgtagcatttttttctcctccagtcAGGTtgagctttttatttccttgcccAGTGTACTGGCATTTATTGTGTGTTCCTTACAAGAGAAGAGAGTATTCTGCCACTGACTTTTTTTGTCACTATCCTGAGCAAACTGTAATGCcccttttctgttctcttttcatGTTTTACAGGTACATCCCtacagctgctgcctttggtgGGCTCTGTATCGGTGCCCTCTCTGTGCTGGCAGACTTCCTTGGGGCAATTGGCTCTGGAACTGGAATTCTGCTCGCTGTCACCATCATTTATCAGTACTTCGAAATTTTTGTAAAGGAACAGAGTGAAGTTGGCAGTATGGGAGCTCTTCTTTTCTAACCTTAGCTTCTCATGGACCCAGGAAAGAGAGGAGGGACATTCTCAAAGTGTAGCCAGTCAGGTGAAAAGAAGTATCATAAACTTGATAGTGTCATTCTATAGAAAcacatattttaataatgtttcCAAAGTACATTCCCTTACGTTCAAACTTTTCTAGCATACTGTTTGCATTTTATAAATTGATGAGGAAGAtgtgcaaaaaaatttttttaagaaaattgttttttaattgtGTGTTAGGAGAGTCAGCTTTTTGACTTGGATTTAATTCAATGACTCCTGAAAATTTTTTGGGCCCCTTTCACATTTAGTAACCGGAAGCCTTTACAGGTTTTAAGTAacgtttgttaaataaatatttgcaagggatttttttccatttaactcGTTTTTGCAGCTCCTTTGCAGTAATGGTGAGAAAAATCTCTCCATCTGATGCTCAAGTTCCATAATTACAGTTGTAAGCACAAACAGTGGTTcatgtgtttgggtttttttttcagtatggcAGATTTGAAAGGcagttgtttctttttactAAATGATTAATTCTAAATGCGTTGTCTTGTAATTACTGCACTAGACTTTGTCAGATGTTGAGTATTGGCTTGAGACTGTTGTCAGGTTTCTATGTAAGAAAAGAGTGTGTCCTTTCCCACCACCTCTCCTCCACAAGCAGAAAACTCAGGTAAATCTAGATTCTGCCAAACCTGTGCCTAAGAGTTGCTACTTTGAAACTTGGTTAAACTGACTTTGTAAAACCTTCTAATTAGTTTTTATTGCCATTGGTGGCTGTACTTCTAGTTGTAATGGTGGCTGAAAGGAATGAGTGTGGTGGCTGCTTAGATGCAAATCTGCTTGTGCTCTTTGCTAGGGCGAAGTTTCCCTCCTTGATAATGAATTCTGGTCTCGTAGCAATCAGGATGTTATCTGATTAGTCATATCTAGTGAATTTTGAGTCTCATTACCACAAAAGAGTGGGAAGAATGGATGTTACTTGTCTGTTCCTCTAGATCTAGATACGAGACCCTTGTCAGATAACTCCACTAAGGGGCTTATGTAGAAGACTTTTCCATCCTATAATCTCACAGATTTGAGTGGCACATAGGAAAATACTCTTTCAGAAGGTATTGGGATTCCTTTTTTGAAGATCACACCTTCAAATTGGAGAGGTTACAGTTAAGGCTGTAATGGACCCAGaataaaacttaattttccattttaatttagGTTGTCAGTACTAATTAGGTGCCTAGGaccaaatgcaaatatttgtgtACAAGTTTGTAAATACACTTTTCCTCAATCAGTATTGGACAACATGGAAACCAGAACGAGGAGTTTTAATGCTGGAACTTTCCTTTACACTGCCTCAATATGCCTTCTGTGCATTTTTGCATGTTGGGCAGACAGTATGTGAGTCACTGTTCCTGCTGGAGTGGTGGGACTGTTACACACCCAGGGAGCACAGATGACATCCAGAAGCCCTTGTTAATACCCTGAGCTCAGATACCAAACACATGGGAAATCTGCAAATGTGGAATGAGATGCACCTATCAATGAAAGTCAAACACCTGGGGTGAGGATCACGaatggaaaaggaataaaagaactGGGATGAAGTATCCATGAAATGATTGCTGTCAGCCATTCAGTATGATGTCACACTACCTTCAatcatttttgtgtttttcataAAGTACTAGTGCACCACAGCACAACTGTGATATGAAATGGGGACAGTTAAAAAGTGGCAttaaaaggagagggaaagggttCTGATACGGTTctgctttggggatttttttgggttgtttttccaGGAAGCCCAATGCGAACTTTATTTTGATACAAAAGAGTCCACTTCTGTGCAtgcagctctggctgggctggagctgtaCTTGTATTTTTGGTCATATCATTTGTTTGAACTGGTTGCAGTTTAGACCATTTGCTCTTTGGTGTCTAAGCAGCACTTGTTCTgtgcatttgtatttttgttgtcTAGTGGTAAATCTTTGTTATCAAAAAGCTCTGTCCTCAAAGCAGGATCTGCTAGCCATACAGTGGATgttcacaaaaagaaataatgcctaaaaaatctgctttataATTAAATAAAGTACATCTTTGGAGCTAGTGCTTGGCTTTTGGTGCTTGGATACTGTTACAGTTCTAACACTTGTAGAATAACCTTGCCCACCTGTGAGACTGAGAAAGTGATACCCTCAAAACACCTGATCAGACCATCAGTGTGAAATCAAGACAAACTGTATTTGCTTCAAGGTCTCTCAGTAGTGGGTTCCCAAAATAACTGAACCTTGACCATTCccctaagcttttcttttttgagttGCAATTCTAATGGCACTGCACAAGTAAATAGAGAGTGAGTGGGGTAGTGATGCATCAGTTTAGCAAAAACTGTTTTCATGAGCGATACAGTGCCAGTCTTTTTGTAGCACGATAATTGGAACAGCAAAACTCAAAGCTGATGATATTCCCGATACTGTTTTTGCCCTCTGAGTTTTTAAACTTAGAGTAAGGGAAAATTTTGCCTTCCTCCTGAACAGAAATAGCCCAGTACCTGAAAGCAAATTTACTTAAAATACTGTATAGTACTGGATGCAGGAAGTTCAGCCACACTTTCGGTCGTGTATGAAGTCATTCTAAAGAGCAGCCTGATTTCTTccttgctgttttatttttcaccaGGAAACTTGCACTGATGACTGTGGTTGCTGTAGGAATATTGTCATCAGACATACGATCACAGAAATAATTGAGGGCACTAGATATGAGGAGTTATATGCAAGAGAGCT
This genomic window contains:
- the SEC61A1 gene encoding protein transport protein Sec61 subunit alpha yields the protein MGIKFLEVIKPFCVILPEIQKPERKIQFKEKVLWTAITLFIFLVCCQIPLFGIMSSDSADPFYWMRVILASNRGTLMELGISPIVTSGLIMQLLAGAKIIEVGDTPKDRALFNGAQKLFGMIITIGQSIVYVMTGMYGDPSEMGAGICLLITIQLFVAGLIVLLLDELLQKGYGLGSGISLFIATNICETIVWKAFSPTTVNTGRGMEFEGAIIALFHLLATRTDKVRALREAFYRQNLPNLMNLIATIFVFAIVIYFQGFRVDLPIKSARYRGQYNTYPIKLFYTSNIPIILQSALVSNLYVISQMLSARFSGNLLVSLLGTWSDTSSGGPARAYPVGGLCYYLSPPESFSSVLEDPVHAVVYIVFMLGSCAFFSKTWIEVSGSSAKDVAKQLKEQQMVMRGHRETSMVHELNRYIPTAAAFGGLCIGALSVLADFLGAIGSGTGILLAVTIIYQYFEIFVKEQSEVGSMGALLF